ATATGTTAGGTGAGTATGAAAGGAAAATTGATATCAAAATCAAGTTACACTTGAACTTGtgagaaatattttaattaccaTATTACTTTTGTTGTTcaacaaaattatactattatatatattttttgagtaACTTACACAAGTTTTCAACTTGAAGAAGATACCAAAGGGCAGAGTAGTTGGGACTAAAAGGAAGACAGGTATAGGGGGGAGGAGGAgggaattttaaaaaagaaagattacCACTCCCCCCCACCCCCTCCTTTTCGTTCTcatattttaactatttttgttttagacTACTTTCGAGAGGGCAGAGGGAAATAAGGAAATGAGATTTCTTGCCCTCTTAcgattataatttttaaaaagtgagatTTCTCCCAAAGAAAaccatatcatattcatattaattggaGACAAATCCAAGACAAGTCTGCAGGTGCTATTACACACATGCACAAGGGAAAAGATGCATACATCTAATAAAACCGCACTCATTCAAAGCCCACTAACTCTAGTCTCTAGATCCTGAATATGCCTCTTAAAGCAACACATTAAGGCAGTAAGGTTCATGGTATATGGTCATATACAATAATATGGCATATAAGGTACATAATAACATTCTTCACTTATGACTTTGGGCATATTCACGCCACAAATCTAACGCGTAGTTATCAATTACAGACTCCAAATAGTCACCACACTTGCTGTAGCTTCAATCACCCCacaatcataattcaaaatgttaCAAAAAAACAGGGGTATGGTTGTAGTATTAACACTAAACACTACCATATTTATATGCAGCGGCTGTCTTTATACTCATCTTTCCAATTGTTGCGAGCAAAACTCTCAATTGTCGTCCACGAACAGCAAGTTTAGCTGAGAGGCTATGATGTTGTCGTTACACCAACAACTACATTGCTCACCTAGAAATGTAAAATGGTATCGTTAATGATAAGGTGGATgacttgagagtgaagaagccaataaatataaatagaaaggAGGTTAATCATGACGAAAAACTTACCAACTTGCCACTCTCATCGACAGACATTGGGTTTTGGACAACAACAGTTTGATTTTGTGAACGAGCCTTGGCCTAAAGCAGATATGaacacatttagaaatcaattTTAGTCAAATTAGAAACTAGTAAGTAAGAAAGGAGCATGCGGCAGACTTGTCAACTTACAGTTGAAGAGGATCCTGAAGCCGGTGTAGCAATGCCGTTAGGAGGGTTCAAAGGTGCATGGGCTCTTCCATCTCCTGCCTGCAAAAAGATGCATATAAACACATGAAAACTGAAATTCCTTATCATATTCATGTACGCATGTTGTCTAGTCTCTcttatcaatattattattattactctccTACTATCTTATTCTTCGATTCTATTAGTACCTGTAGTTTCCTTTGTTTtagttatcatattatttgttgttgctactgttcttttctccattattttcCACATGGCTTCTTCACTACTGCATTTCCTTTTCTTACTGATTTTGGTATGCTTTACTTGAGTCAaggtctatcgaaaacaacctctctacctgcAGAATGTAGGGGTAAGGCTATGTATACACCAACCTTCCCAGATCCCACTTATGGGATTACGCTGGGCATATTCTTGTTGTAATCAGGAATGTATGCAAATAGCCTAAGCAATCGACTAGTAACCAAAAAGACCTGATTTTGCTTCCTTGCTCACCCACTTACCCTTTTTTTTGCCACAATCTGTGATATCAATAACTTCTAAAATTTGCAACTAAAAGTTCAAAATAAGTTTGCATTTAAGTGGGCTGATGATGCTGATATCACAAGCTCAAGATCAACTTACCTTCCAACATAAACTTCTACATTAAACTTCCACAAGGACACTTTGCTTTATGTGAAAGTCCTCAAAATGTGCCGAAGATTTTCTATGTAATCTACTTGCTTTACAATCCATGATATGAAGCAAGGTTAATCGCTATAATCTATTGATTCCTATAGGTTCAGACTATAAGTGGAGAAGGAAGAACCAGAGAAGAGCAGCTTAAACAGAGATGAACCCAACATATCTCCCTGAGTTTCAATGACTCAAGAATTGGCTATTTTGAAGCATCAACAACTACATGTTTACTGTGTTATTTATTCCCTTATCTCCTTCAATTCCGATCATCCTAATCTCAATAAATCTTACTATTTACATAAAAGGCTTAACATTATGATTTTAATTGATTTGCATCACcctaaacaacaaaataaaaaaaacttacccACACTAGTGTTTACACCAACCAATGCATGCAAGACACGTCTTTCATACACATATTTTATCACTTATTTACAGTCAAGTAATATATATTCTCACTTTAAATTGTGATTAAACTAAGTCAATATGGTAGTTGGTTATTCTCTGATCCTATCAAGGTAAGTAAATATTATACTACTCACTAAATAGAATTCTCATTACCAAAAGCACAATCATTCCTCTTTGTTATTTTACTTCTTTAACTATATGGACCAAGCATCATCTAAAATTTTCACCAaagatcaaaaagaaaaatgaatcatAATACTCACATTAACATTGGTAATGTAATGGCATACTGCACATTTAACCGATGGAGCTCCACATGGATACATCAGCATCATACGGCAGTTCCCGCAGTACACATGAGCAAACTGGTTAGGACCTGAAGATCGACAGCACAATTATATGTCATCCATGGAGTTCTTCAAAACAAAAATGgcagaagaaaaaaagggtaaCAAGAAACCTAAGCTCTAAGGTACAAATCCTCAAACACAAACAACTCATCTAGCTCTTTACCTTGTAAAATTCTAGTGAAAGATAGGGCAGGCAAACGATTTAGGTATAATCCCCTTAAAATTCAATGAGTTAGATAATACTCTCTCATCCTAAACATCTTTCTTTACAGGCTAGCTCTAGTAAAAAGGCACCTGATTTTGCACATAACATTAGTGCACAATTAGCATTGTCACACTACATTTCTTACTTCTTGGCATGGTCAACCTACAAATGTTGTTGCCTTCAGGACCACCATCCAACTTCAAATCACGTAGCTTCTGACCAagggaaaaatgaaaaaatatattcccAGCACTATAAACAAGATAGAAGACCTAGGGGGAAGAAAACTTTTTGAGTTTGGAAAGGAAAGAGCACAATTCACTATACACCCACTCTGGTTACTCATGTATAGATTCCAATAATATCTTCTTAAAACCAAAAAAGACACATATAAACAGACTAATCAGTGACATATAAGAACGTGTGCTTGGAGAAAAATGCATACACCAAGTTAAATCCACCAATTACCAGTCATAAACTAAGTTCTCTTTGCAAATTACAAGTGTGCTGCAAAATGAAGCAGATATGACCAAAAAGTAAAGCTGATGAGAAGATATAACAGCAGATCAGATATATCTTATGTGAACTGGCTACTAGTTTACAAAGAGCACCAGATAGGTCATTATTTTCGAGGAACTACCAAACTCGAGAAATCAATTGGAGTTACACCCATCTGTCAGGCAAAACTTCTGATTAAATTGAGCCTCAATAGGAAAAAACATTACACAAACATATAATAATGAAGTTTTTTGGTGATCCCATAATCATATGCCTCTAAGTCTGACAAAGACATAAATTTATACAGCTCCCTTCCCCCATGCAAAAGCTTGAAGAACTCGAAAGTTGTGAATTTCAGCTGGCACCACACTCTAAACTCATAAGTCATAACTTAGTTCAACAAAAAACACAACCATACAGAAATGTTCACTTATGTATTACATAGTTAGATCATCAAAGTAATGTAACTCTTCCAACAGATTTTTTTCATGTAATACAAGAATAAAAATGCCGATATCTCAATTTGAGATCTCATATGATAAACTTTTGAAGAGTATGTAGGAAAAAGATCTCATATGATAAATGAAACAACCGAAGCTCAAGCTTAAGTGGATAGTATCAAAAGATAGATTCATATTATGCTCAAATGAAGGAAGCATTGCATTCCAGCAAAGAGACACTAGATTTTCATAACCAGACAAACATTAGTCTCTAAAATCAAGGAAAGGGAAGTTATAAACTGTACCTGGGACAAGGTTCACCGTATGACAGCAGGAGCATCTCACACTGTTCGCTCCACGTGGATGCATAAGTAATGTACGACAGCCTCCACATATCAATTGAGCCATTTCCATTCCTGAGAAAGGTTACAATTTAAGCAACACCTTCGAGTAGCAGAACACAACGACAACTACACTTCAATCCAAGTCAAGgcaaaataacaacaacaataactacATCTCAATCCCAACAGATCTATACACTAAGCCTCCCCAAAAACCTAACCCTCCGTATGGCTTTATTTACCATGTCACCATCAAGCATAGTATTACTATTAGATATACTTAAAATGTTTAAGTACACTAATTTTCTTTCCTAACAACAATCTTCTAGCAACAAGTCAACAACACTTATCATCAACATGGAAGGGGGCCTTAATCCAAAcaacagccacacaaatttgaaaaaaaaatgttcttatAACAACATCAGAATCAAGAAAAGCACATATACCAGGTGGTGGGACAGGGGTGAGTGCATTGCATACTGCACAGCAGACATTAGAAGCTCCTCTGGGATAAAGAAGCATTGTCCTGCACCCACTGCACATCAACTGACTCTGCATATCTGCAGAACAAAAAACACTAACCAAATAGCCATGTCAAGCTCACAAACTAAATTGCAAACTGATCTTTGAGTTACAGTTCTCAAGATTGTAATAAATCTAAAAGATCCATCCTGAAACAATGAACTTTGTCTTAACAATTAAGGTAGCTGTGTTGAGACAAAAAGGTTTCACCTTTCAATCTGTTTGAATGTCGAATCAACTGAGTTAGAAGAGCTAATTTCGGCCGATCCGTGAGGTAAATTTATTCTTCCTGCTTGACAAAATGAAAGAGAACAATAAATACTTTTCTTCAAGAAAGTTCCTTTCAGTAATTATTCATCCAATGGTTAAAGCTACAATCTTTTTTCTCAGGATTCACAGATTATATGGACAAGAAAAATTCCTATATCGAGTTTTTCGTGCTAAGACGGGTCAAACACAAATCAtacaaaaaattgtttaatcAAACACCCATAACCATAAGTGTGGCTCATCAACCAAGTCCAAATCTCAGCAAGGCAGAAAAAGCTAGGTGATTTCTTGATAGTTGAGCCTAAGCTAACCAAAAAGAGGGAAAATAATCACCCTTGCCCCAAATTCTTCCTACCCACAAACCAAAATTTATCCACGATCAATTACACCCATCACAAACATTCATAAACAATCAGGATTATAAAAGTAAATATCTCATGTTTACACTACCAGATGAAAAGGGAAAACCCCCAAGAAATCGGATAAAGAAAAAAGCAATTTTCTTACCAGTCGATGAACAAATCTGGAAGATAGGGTACCCCTCTATTATATATATCCCCACAcacgaaaaaaaataatacagtaAAGGGTACTTGAGATTGTCTGAAAATGGGTTGGAATTCAAATGGAAATCTGAGCGAAAATTCCGACAGAAATTGGGTAATTCAAGATTTCCAAAGATTggtttttggatatttttcttACATCTCCTTATTCTTCTTGTTAAATTTTGGGAATAAATGCCTTTTGACCTGTCttcaaatgaaataaaataaaacaaatcatcccgttcaatttatttcttttactttttttatatataaaaaaaattaattataatttttcatatgatatatttaaatttacaaGATCACGGGTGAAACTATTTCAAACAAAGGATAATGCGTACATATGCTTCGCCAAAATTTATATGGTGTATAGATGTTAGATGTGtaatctattaaaaatatatatatttaattttgtaccCTCTTAACACAActtagaagaaaatttattcATCGCTAGTCAAATTCTTTACTTTGCTACTGCTACGTAAGATTGAAAACATTTTAGTATATCTTTGGTTTTTATATTAAAAGATTCAAAAAGGatagtactattttttttttaaattgtgttaaagtaaaatagaataaataaattgaaacgaaaggatataaatatcaattaaaaatacagttattattaaaataaaaataagaaaaaggcaTTTGAAAAAGGAACAGACAGAGTATTGCTCTAAATTTTGAAACTTATTTGTCAATAAATTTATATCAACGCGTTaacttttattttctaataatgTTTCCTTTTGTTGACACCAAAGATTTCTACCtagaaacaaaaattttaaaaaataaagagaaatagAACCGAGTGAGGAGATTTTGTCAACACAGAGAAAAATGATGGCGATAGATTAGTTTAATCACAGGATCTGTCATCGGGTCTTGTTCAcgcaaaattcaaattcaaaatctttttaatataaaataaataaataagataaactaatttaatctaaaaaaaaaatgacaacgATAGATCTTTAATTTCTactaaaaaaacttattttcatttttaaaacttgaattcaatttttttgattaaacaTTAATCATATGTATTCTAGTTATCCCATCAGAGTTCTTAATAGTTGATTCTAGATTTCATTTATCATCTAAATATGTGCACACTGGCGTAACTACAGTCATATTAGATACActttgtcaaaaaattatatggtatatatatgttaaattctacttttttttttaaatagtaaacgaataaaattaaatggaagGGGTAATAACGTAATTTCAACACTAAACGAAAAGAGATCGAAACTtacacataaatcgcattcATTGAAAGCGCTTTATGGCTTTCTTTGTCAACTCAATTAATATTgagtataaaatgaaaaaataattattttttctcatatgataaaagtaataaatatatttaaaaaataatagaccAATAAAGTTAAACAAAAGGGGTAATAacgtaatttcaacaataaatggAAAGAGACTTAAACTTACACATAAATCGCGTTCATTGAATGcgttttatgtctttctttctcagctcaattaatgttgagtattaaatgaaaaaataattatcttttctcgatatgataaaagtaataaattaaagaaataaatatatttaaaaaattgtagaCTAATATAATTAAACGGAAGGGGTATTAACGTAATTTTAACAATAAATAGGAAGAGATTGAAACTTACACATATATTGCATTCGTTGAATAcgttttatgtctttctttctcagctcaattaatgttgagtataaaatgaaaaaataattatattttctcgatatgataaaagtaataaatgtatttaaaaaataatagacaaATAGGATTAAACGGAAGGGGTAGCAatgtaatttcaacaataaatggGAAGAGACTGAAATTTACACATAAATCGCATTacgaaaaaataattatattttctcgatatgataaaagtaataaataaaagaaataaatatgtttaaaataataGACTAATAAGATTAAACAGAAGGGGGTAAtaaagtaatttcaacaataaatggGAAGAGACTGAAACTTACACATAAATCTCATTCGTtgaatgcgttttatgcctttctttctcagctcaattaatgttgagtataaaataaaagaataattattttttctcgatatgataaaagtaataaataaaagatataaatatatttcaaaaaagtagaaaaatataattaaacgAAAGGGGTAACAACGTAATTTTAACAGTAAATGGGAAGAGACCGAAACTtacacataaatcgcattcgttgaatgcgttttatgccttTCTTTCTCAGCTCAATTAATGTTgactataaaataaaagaataattatttttttctcgatatgataaaagtaataaataaaagatataaatttatttcaaaaaagtagaaaaatataattaaacgAAAGGGGTAACAACGTAATTTTAACAGTAAATGGGAAGAGACTGAAACTtacacataaatcgcattcgttGAATGCGTTTTATTCCTTTCTTTCTCAACttaattaatgttgagtataaaataaaaaaataattatcttttctcgatataataaaagtaataaataaaagaaataaatatatttaaaaaatattggacaattaaaattaaatgggAAGAGACCGAAATTtacacataaatcgcattcgttgaatgcgttttatgccttTCTTTCTTAGCTCAATTAATCTTgagtataaaatgaaaaaaataattatcttttctcgatatgataaaaataaataaattaaagaaataattatatttagaaaatagtaaaaaaataaaagtaaacggAAGAGGTAATAACGTAAATTCAACAATAAATGGGAAGAGACCGAAACTTACGCATAAATCGCATTCGTTGAATGCGTTTTATGTCCTTATTTCTCAGCTCAATTTGTTGagtataaaactaaaaaaataattatcttttctcgatatgataaaaataataaataaaagaaataaatatatttttaaaatattggacaaataaaatcaaacagAAGGGATAATAatgtaatttcaacaataaatggGAAGAGATCAAAACTTACACATAAATCGCATTTGTTGAATGCGTTTGATGCCTTTCTTTCTCAGCTCAATTAATgttgagaataaaataattttttttctcgatatgataaaaataataaataaaagaaacaaaataaaaataaaaatattggacTAATAAAATTATACGGAAGGAGTAAATacgtaatttcaacaataattGGGAAGAGATCGAAACTTACACATAAATCGCATTTGTTGAtgtattttatgtctttttttctcAGTTCAATTAATATTgagtataaaatgaaaaaaataattatcttttttcgacatgataaaagtaataaataaaagaaatgaatatatatagaaaatagtaaacaaataaaattaaacggaaGGGGTAATAgcgtaatttcaacaataaatggGATGAGTTTGAAACTtacacataaatcgcattcgttggatgcgttttatgcctttctttttcagctcaattaatgttgagtataaaatgaaaaaataattattttttctcgatatgataaaagaaataaatatattttaaaaacattaaacaaataaaattaaacataagGGGTAATAacgtaatttcaacaataaatggTACGAGACCGAAACTtacacataaatcgcattcATTGAATgtgttttatgtctttctttctcggctcaattaatgttgagtaaaatgaaaaaaagaattatctttcatatgataaaagtaataaatatattttaaaaatattggacaaataaaattaaaggcaaaagtactcattacccccctgaatttgaagttttttatactgtgtacacctaaactaaattCCGTTTTAATTTTCtccgaacttgtttattcctccgtCACATACACCTTTTTTGTCCACCTGGCGTAGAAATTGACAACACACTCTATACTAGGCGCGTGAGGAAGTGATTTTTTGTCACATCACAAAGCTACaacggtaaaaaaaaaaaacgtaaaatctctatttttctttagtatttgacatattttaaacaaaaaaatagggcaaaatgtaaatgaaaagtaaaggaaacaaagattaacacttatttggtaagaatttctaacaaatttgaaattcaaggaGTTTCGCGAAATCATcctttattcaaaaataacttttaaacgatgaattttaatatttggcatattttaaacgaaaaatagggcaaaatgtaaatgaaaagtaaaggaaacaaagattaacacttatttggtaagaatttcagacaaatttgaaatttaatcgaCCAACTTCACATCTAGAAAAACCCAAATCCAGAAGGAGTTCCGCGAAATCAGcccttattcaaaaataacttttaaacaatgaattttaaatttaagaaatttatttttttgcaattttaatttatctaggTGACTATTATTTATCTAGGTGGAAATCCACATCACCACTTTTGCCAGCTGTTGTGCGCGTGTAGTCACAATAGGAGCAGGTGGACGAAAAAGGTGTACGCGacggaggaataaacaagttcgggggtaattaaaacggaacttagtttaggtgtacaccatataaaaagcttcaagtttaggggggtaatgagtacttttgccaaaattaaacggaaggggtaataacgtaatttcaacaataaatggAAAGAGACTGAAACTTACACATAAATCGCATTTGTTGAATGCGTTTTATGCTTGAcaataaaatgaattttttgttttatcttttctaGATaagataaaagtaataaatatatttaaaaaatagtaaagaaataaaattaaatggaaggggcaataacataatttcaacaataaatggGAAGAGACTGAAATTTACACATAAATCGCATTAGTTGAAAGCGTTTTATACCTTTCTTTCTTTGCTCAATTAATGTTGactataaaatgattttttttaatcttttctcgatatgataaaagtaataaatatattttaaaaatagtagaCTAATAAAATTAAACGGAAGGGGTAATAACGTAATTTTAACAATAAATGGGAAGAGACCGAAACTTACACATAAATCACATTCGTGAAATCGTTTTATGCCTTTCTTTCTCAGCTCAATTAATGTtga
The Solanum stenotomum isolate F172 chromosome 12, ASM1918654v1, whole genome shotgun sequence DNA segment above includes these coding regions:
- the LOC125848742 gene encoding protein LSD1 produces the protein MQSQLMCSGCRTMLLYPRGASNVCCAVCNALTPVPPPGMEMAQLICGGCRTLLMHPRGANSVRCSCCHTVNLVPGPNQFAHVYCGNCRMMLMYPCGAPSVKCAVCHYITNVNAGDGRAHAPLNPPNGIATPASGSSSTAKARSQNQTVVVQNPMSVDESGKLVSNVVVGVTTTS